Proteins encoded within one genomic window of Neodiprion fabricii isolate iyNeoFabr1 chromosome 6, iyNeoFabr1.1, whole genome shotgun sequence:
- the LOC124185719 gene encoding M-phase inducer phosphatase-like isoform X2, producing the protein MMHWRKVSESSSEMYDCTRLFKNAFKLTHRTHEATVRRSLARRLVGMTSQDLTNSEIVLPSSSGKENGFALRRSQTSKSSPRKLPAPVKSRAPLEDWDPNSQDSGYGTNYPDKDDVKCQDQFRFAEPLGVAPRRSSAESGSPLRSPHRSPVRNIRPPFFNSLSSGSESMDDGFTELVDMENLDEDTQLPCGLSSLLSGQIMAEKPTESELTTPEGRPKLSMRRSLSLQNENVTPQSSKVRSCLFRSPTAICSVSRLSFDDSPRMNSSPVSPPPKSFKRPEPPTNASPAFVKRSRKSNSLQDISEKTTSPQKPSLQRCFSETEAHALIKSAIHRSTTDADLTGDFSKQCILPLAEGQHEDLKSISSSTLAALIRGEFTDRVRSFKIVDCRYPYEFEGGHVEGALNLFSKDMIEQHLLEPLTNVPEIQSDAEKRDIVVFHCEFSWERGPNLSRFLRNIDRQRNKEHYPALHYPEVYLLHGGYQQFYNQQKELCSPQGYRPMRHPDHEADLRQFRSKSKSWQGEKSRLNSSSARTNLKRLGL; encoded by the exons ATGATGCATTGGCGAAAAGTTTCGGAATCGTCCTCGGAAATGTACGATTGCACaag ACTCTTCAAAAATGCCTTCAAACTCACTCACAGGACACATGAAGCGACCGTAAGACGATCGCTGGCCCGTCGCCTTGTTGGCATGACGTCGCAAGACCTTACCAACTCTGAAATAGTGCTGCCATCTTCCTCCGGCAAGGAGAACGGATTCGCACTCCGTAGATCCCAGACCTCCAAAAGTAGTCCTCGAAAG cTTCCCGCACCGGTAAAATCCCGTGCGCCTCTGGAGGATTGGGATCCGAACAGCCAGGACAGTGGATATGGGACGAATTATCCTGACAAGGATGACGTCAAATGTCAGGATCAGTTCAGGTTTGCGGAACCATTGGGTGTCGCTCCGAGACGTTCTTCCGCCGAGTCCGGAAGTCCGTTGCGATCCCCGCATAGATCACCGGTCAGAAACATCCGACCTCCGTTCTTCAACAGCCTTTCATCCGGCTCGGAAAGCATGGACGACGGTTTCACAGAGCTCGTCGACATGGAAAATCTGGACGAGGACACGCAGCTACCCTGCGGATTGTCATCGCTTCTCTCCGGTCAGATTATGGCCGAGAAGCCGACGGAGTCCGAGCTCACAACGCCGGAAGGCCGCCCGAAGCTTTCCATGCGGCGTTCGCTCTCTCTGCAGAACGAAAACGTCACACCTCAGAGCTCGAAGGTCAGATCCTGCCTGTTCAGATCTCCGACCGCGATATGCTCGGTGTCAAGATTATCCTTCGACGACAGCCCACGGATGAATTCGTCGCCCGTATCGCCGCCACCAAAATCGTTCAAGAGACCTGAACCACCGACAAATGCCAGCCCGGCATTCGTCAAGAGATCTAGGAAATCTAACAGCCTGCAGGATATATCGGAGAAAACTACCAGCCCACAGAAGCCGTCCCTTCAGAGATGCTTTTCGGAGACTGAGGCTCACGCTCTCATCAAATCTGCGATTCACAGAAGTACAACCGACGCCGATCTCACCGGAGATTTCAGCAAACAGTGCATACTTCCATTGGCCGAAGGACAGCACGAAGATCTTAAATCGATATCCTCGAGCACATTGGCGGCGCTGATTCGCGGAGAGTTCACCGATCGTGTAAGGTCTTTCAAGATTGTTGACTGCAGATATCCATACGAATTTGAAGGAGGCCACGTCGAAGGCGCCTTAAACCTCTTTAGCAAAGACATGATCGAACAGCATCTACTCGAACCGTTGACGAATGTTCCGGAAATTCAATCGGACGCAGAAAAGCGGGACATCGTTGTTTTTCACTGTGAATTTTCCTGGGAAAGAGGACCAAATCTTTCCCGTTTCCTTCGCAACATAGACAGACAACGTAACAAGGAACACTATCCGGCGCTCCATTATCCAGAGGTATATCTCCTTCACGGTGgatatcaacaattttacAACCAGCAGAAGGAACTCTGCTCACCCCAGGGATACAGACCTATGCGGCATCCCGATCACGAAGCAGATTTGCGCCAGTTTCGCAGCAAGAGCAAGAGTTGGCAAGGCGAAAAATCGCGATTAAACAGTTCCTCTGCCCGTACCAATCTGAAGCGACTCGGTTTGTAG
- the LOC124185719 gene encoding M-phase inducer phosphatase-like isoform X3 produces MTSQDLTNSEIVLPSSSGKENGFALRRSQTSKSSPRKLPAPVKSRAPLEDWDPNSQDSGYGTNYPDKDDVKCQDQFRFAEPLGVAPRRSSAESGSPLRSPHRSPVRNIRPPFFNSLSSGSESMDDGFTELVDMENLDEDTQLPCGLSSLLSGQIMAEKPTESELTTPEGRPKLSMRRSLSLQNENVTPQSSKVRSCLFRSPTAICSVSRLSFDDSPRMNSSPVSPPPKSFKRPEPPTNASPAFVKRSRKSNSLQDISEKTTSPQKPSLQRCFSETEAHALIKSAIHRSTTDADLTGDFSKQCILPLAEGQHEDLKSISSSTLAALIRGEFTDRVRSFKIVDCRYPYEFEGGHVEGALNLFSKDMIEQHLLEPLTNVPEIQSDAEKRDIVVFHCEFSWERGPNLSRFLRNIDRQRNKEHYPALHYPEVYLLHGGYQQFYNQQKELCSPQGYRPMRHPDHEADLRQFRSKSKSWQGEKSRLNSSSARTNLKRLGL; encoded by the exons ATGACGTCGCAAGACCTTACCAACTCTGAAATAGTGCTGCCATCTTCCTCCGGCAAGGAGAACGGATTCGCACTCCGTAGATCCCAGACCTCCAAAAGTAGTCCTCGAAAG cTTCCCGCACCGGTAAAATCCCGTGCGCCTCTGGAGGATTGGGATCCGAACAGCCAGGACAGTGGATATGGGACGAATTATCCTGACAAGGATGACGTCAAATGTCAGGATCAGTTCAGGTTTGCGGAACCATTGGGTGTCGCTCCGAGACGTTCTTCCGCCGAGTCCGGAAGTCCGTTGCGATCCCCGCATAGATCACCGGTCAGAAACATCCGACCTCCGTTCTTCAACAGCCTTTCATCCGGCTCGGAAAGCATGGACGACGGTTTCACAGAGCTCGTCGACATGGAAAATCTGGACGAGGACACGCAGCTACCCTGCGGATTGTCATCGCTTCTCTCCGGTCAGATTATGGCCGAGAAGCCGACGGAGTCCGAGCTCACAACGCCGGAAGGCCGCCCGAAGCTTTCCATGCGGCGTTCGCTCTCTCTGCAGAACGAAAACGTCACACCTCAGAGCTCGAAGGTCAGATCCTGCCTGTTCAGATCTCCGACCGCGATATGCTCGGTGTCAAGATTATCCTTCGACGACAGCCCACGGATGAATTCGTCGCCCGTATCGCCGCCACCAAAATCGTTCAAGAGACCTGAACCACCGACAAATGCCAGCCCGGCATTCGTCAAGAGATCTAGGAAATCTAACAGCCTGCAGGATATATCGGAGAAAACTACCAGCCCACAGAAGCCGTCCCTTCAGAGATGCTTTTCGGAGACTGAGGCTCACGCTCTCATCAAATCTGCGATTCACAGAAGTACAACCGACGCCGATCTCACCGGAGATTTCAGCAAACAGTGCATACTTCCATTGGCCGAAGGACAGCACGAAGATCTTAAATCGATATCCTCGAGCACATTGGCGGCGCTGATTCGCGGAGAGTTCACCGATCGTGTAAGGTCTTTCAAGATTGTTGACTGCAGATATCCATACGAATTTGAAGGAGGCCACGTCGAAGGCGCCTTAAACCTCTTTAGCAAAGACATGATCGAACAGCATCTACTCGAACCGTTGACGAATGTTCCGGAAATTCAATCGGACGCAGAAAAGCGGGACATCGTTGTTTTTCACTGTGAATTTTCCTGGGAAAGAGGACCAAATCTTTCCCGTTTCCTTCGCAACATAGACAGACAACGTAACAAGGAACACTATCCGGCGCTCCATTATCCAGAGGTATATCTCCTTCACGGTGgatatcaacaattttacAACCAGCAGAAGGAACTCTGCTCACCCCAGGGATACAGACCTATGCGGCATCCCGATCACGAAGCAGATTTGCGCCAGTTTCGCAGCAAGAGCAAGAGTTGGCAAGGCGAAAAATCGCGATTAAACAGTTCCTCTGCCCGTACCAATCTGAAGCGACTCGGTTTGTAG